AGATACAACTGATAAGGCCAATACAAAGGGAGATATCCTTTCACCATCAACAGAAGATAAATTATTTAATTTATCGATCAAATCGGGTTTTAAATAAAAATAATTACGTTTAATAGCCATATCTTCTAAAAGATACCAATCCTTGGAATATCCATCCAGATTAGAGAGCCAAAAATCTTCATCTTCTTTTGCTTCTCCACTTAAAAGATATTCTTTTTCCTTTTCCACATAGCCCTGGTATGAAAGTTGGGGTACTTGATATTCTTCTCCTTTTTTTAAAGCATAAACACAGTTTTCCAAGTTTCTGGCAAAAATACTCACCGAACTTCCATCCATAATGATATGATGAACACGACCAAGCACTATGAACTCTTTTGGAGTTTTGAGGAGTGTGAAATTATATAAAGGAGTATCGAAGATTTCAGTGAAGGGTTTAACCGAAAATAAATTTATGTAATCATTTATTTCATCTTCACTTTTATGGGACATATCTAAATACGAAAAAGAACCAGGTTCATCAGCATAGTACTGTATGAAATTCATGTCTTCATCTTTCCTGATGCGTAACTGAAGATTTCCAGCAATAAGCATGTTTAAGGCTTGTTTCACATATTTTTCATCTTTTAGTGGAAATTTAGATTTAAATGAAAGAATATAGATTTCAGTGCCTGGTTTACTGATTTCAGTTATAATGGTTCTTTTTTGTGCATTTGATAATTCAAACCCATCCATGTACACATCCCCCTTAAATTTTCCCATAATCTCTCTTATCTCATTTAATAGTATTTAATTTTATAAATCATTTAAATTTATTAGAACTGGTTTTGTAATCTTCCCCTTGGAGCATACTCCCAACATATATTCGTCATTACAAATATTCCAGACTCCAAATTCACCAGTGTTTTCCTGGTGTATTAACTTGATTTCATCATTAATTTCAATAGAGAATTCATCAAGGGGAAGTCTAAATCCTAAGCCTGTCATTTTCATATAACTCTCTTTAAGGACCCATAATTCAAAAAAAGCTTTCTTTTTGTCCTTATTATGTATGATATGTTTGTATTCACTGCCATAGAAGTAATATTTTGCTATGTTTAAATCTATATCATGAATGTGTTCAATATCCACACCAACCGGTGAATTAGAAACTGCACAAGCTACATATTCCTCTGAATGTGACAAGTTAAAAAAAACATCGGAATAATTTTTTAGAAATGGCTTACCATAGTGATCCACGCCAAAAAGTGGGTCATAGATACCAATTTCTCCTAAAACGTGATTTAACAGAATTTCCACACCAATGGATAAATAACGATCTTTTTGATGCACATATCTTTTGGATTTTTTTAGTCTTTCATTGGACAACGAGGCTGGTATTTTATTACAATCAAGTTTTGACACGTTCATATAGTATAACCGCATTGTCTCACTTTAGGAAATTTTTATATTCTTTATATTCATGAATCACCATAAACTAAAAAAAATAACAGGGATCATATTGCTATTTAATGTGATTAACCTTAGTTAATTTTTTTGGCACCTTTTCTTTGCTTTTCTATGAATTTTTTCCAACTTAGAGTGTAGGAAACTTTGGTAATAAACCAGGGCTCGGTAGAAAGTCTATAAGTATTATGGGATCACATGGTGAGTATTAAGTAACCTATTCAAGGTGATCTTATGAAGTGTTTAGGTCAAAACGAGTTAATATAATTCACTAGTTGCTCTGTATGTGTATATGGTTGTAGAGTGAGTTGAGGTGCTTTTTTAAAACCACTATATTCTGTTGAGAGAGGTGAATTGGAAGAAAAATAATATTACAAAGAATAATTTTACATGTGTGTCATGTTTTGTCTTGTAAACACCCCTGAAAATGTTCAAATAGTGTTCAAATTAATGATTGTCGAGTTTTAGAATTGTTAACGTGATGCTCACCTTTAGCATACTCTGTAAAGAAAAATCAAAAAAAACGGTATATTACGAGACAGCCTAAAGTTAAATGAGAACCAAGATATATATGTTACATTATGAATTCCTATGAAACTATTCTCGCCATTGTAGTGATGATACTCATTGGCTATGTATGCCGCAGATATGAATTTTTAAAGCCAGAAGATACTCAGACTCTTAATAAGATTGTGGTATACATTGCTATTCCTGCATTAATCTTTCTAGCCATGTACCATGCAGATCTATCTAATATTAGAACTTTTGGAACTATCACTCTTATCTGTATTACTATGGGCATTATATCAGGGATAATTGCTTACTTCTTCACTCACTTTAAGGGTTACTCTGCTAAAACCCGATGGGGTGTGGTGACAGCATCAGCCCTATTCAACTCAGGATTTTTAGGATATCCTGTTGTATTGGGAGTTTTTGGAGCTACAGGGCTGGTAAGGGCAGTATTCTATGATGTAGGTTCCACCCTACTTTTCATCTCATTTGGAATATTCTTCCTAATTCGTTACGGTGGAAGTTATAAGGATATAATAAAAAAGTCAGTTCTGTTTCCACCGTTACTGGCAGTTATCTGTGGAGTTTTTGCCAACCTACTACATCTTCAACTGGGATCTGTCATTACCAGTACACTTAACTATTTGAGTGGTGCTGCTATACCCATGATAATGATATCTTTAGGCCTTTCACTGGAATTTAAAGGTATTAAAGAATATTTTGATGTTGCTTCCTTTGTTTCAGTACTTAAATTAATCATCTCTCCTATGATTGCCATGGTCATTGTGGGATTGGTGGGGTTATCTGGTCTGGACCGCACAGTAACTATTGTAGAGGCAGGCATGCCATCGGCAATGTTAAGTCTGGTTCTGGCTGTAACCTACAAACTGGATGTAAAGGTAACTGCAGCCTGCATATTCATGAGCACCGCCCTTAGTATTATAACCATCACAGTTTTAATCCTGTTCATATAGTATATATAAACCGTTTGAATGTATTTAGGAATCAATTGACTTAAGAATCAATTGACAGGTTTTTATATTTAGTCATGGCAATCAGTATCAACGCGATTCCCATAGCCACCGCACCCACCAAAAATGCGTTGTGCAGTCCTTGAGAAACCAAAGCTGGTGTTAATTTGTCACTGGTGCTGGGGCCTACTGTATTATAAACAACCATGGCTGCCACTGTACCTAGAATTCCAGTTCCAAAACCATTACCCATCATATTGGAAGTGTTAACCAGGCCAGATGCTATTCCCCGGTACTTGGATGGACTTTCTGAAAGAATGAATTTGGTGTTAGGTGGATTGAAAGCTGCTACTGAGGCTCCTAAAATCAAAAGGCCAATTGATATGTATAGGAGACTGCTTGAAGGGTTGAATGTGGATAAAACCAGACATCCAATGATCCCAATCACTGCCCCCATAAGGGTAACCCGGTTAGGTGCTATTTTATCAGAAAAAGTGCCAGCCAATGGCCCTACTATAAAAATGGCAATGGGCATGATGGTGAGCATCAAACCAGAATGACTGGTACTCATACCCTTCACCACTTCAAAGTAAAAGGGCAGGAGGACCACTGCTCCGGCAAATGGCATGTTGGAGAAGATGTTGGCACTGTTAGCCAGGGCAATCTCCCTCATCTTCAAAAAGTTAAGATTAATCAGGGGTTCAGCAGCTTTTGATTCCTGGAAAATGAAAAGAACCCAGAAGATAACTGAACAGATAATGCTGCCAATGATAATTGCAGAAGTCCAGCCATAATCCAGTCCCTTGTTAAGTGCAAAAATAAGAGTGCTCTGGGCTATGAAAAACATGGCCACCCCCACAAGGTCCAGAGACCCTGCATGTTTTTCAGTTTCGTGGAGAGTGGCATGTGCCAAAATCATGCCTATAATGCCTATAGGGACGTTTATAAAAAATATCCAGTGGAAATTTATGTACTCTGTGATGAAACCCCCAAGTAATGGGCCTAAAGCCAGCCCCAGTGATCCTATGGTGGTTACAATTCCCAAATTCCTACCTCGTTTGTTTTCAGGGAGGTATTGTAAGACCATTGCTGAGGTAATGGCAGAGAACATGGCTGCACCAAAAGCCTGCAGGAGTCTGAAAAGTATTAGTTCATGAAACTGAGTGGAAATACCACTTAAACTAGACCCAACAATGAAAATGAAAAATCCGGTTAGAAAAACCTTTTTAAAACCTTTCTGCTGGGCTAATTTACCAAAAACTATTAAAAAACTACCTAAAACAATTATATATATCAGGATGGTCCATAGAACATCGCTGGTGGTCACACCGAAGTATTTGGCCATGGTGGGCAGGGAAACGTTTACAATGGATATGTCCAAAAATGACATGAAACTGGCCAGCGAAATAACAAGAAGAATCAGTTTCTGGTTATCCTGTAAATTTTCAAGCATTTATAATGCCCCCTGAAAAATCATGTTACTCAGGATTTTGAAATTAGTTCATATACAATTGGCACGAATTTGTGGAGTGTTCCATTATGAATGATTTATATCTACTGGAAATGCATTACCCCTTTTTGAATACCTTTTAACTATTTATTTATCCTTCAAGGTTAATATGAGTTGGAGGTCCTTATGAAATTTGAAGAAATAATCCAGGAGCTGGAATCACTCTCCAGCCCAGAAGATGTGGAAGGAATGGCCCGGTTTGGAATAAATCCAAAAAAGGTATATGCTGTGAAAATACCTGAATTACGGCGAATAGCCAAAAAAACTGGGAAAAATCATGCCCTGGCCCTTAAATTGTGGGAAAAAGGTTACAGGGAAACACGGATCCTGGCATGCATGATAGAAGACCCTGATCTAGTGACTTCTGAACAGATGGATGAATGGGCAGCTGATTTTGATTTCTGGGAGATATGTGACCAGTGTTGCATGAAACTGTTCCGAATGACACCTTTCGCATATCAGAAGATATTTGAGTGGGGCAAACGCGATGAAGAGTTCACAAAAAGAGCGGCTTTCACATTAATCGCTGTTCTGGCAGTTCATGATAAAAGAGCCCCTGATGAAAAATTTGAGGAATTTTTCCCCTTGATAATCAGGGAATCAACTGATAACCGGAATTACGTTAAAAAAGCGGTAAACTGGGCTTTAAGACATATTGGGAAAAGGAACCTGAATTTTAATAGAAAAGCCATTATAGTTGCTGAGGATATCCTTAAAATTGATTCTAAAAGCGCAAAATGGATAGCTAAAGACGCACTCAGGGAATTAAAGAGCGAAAAAGTCCAAAAAAAGATTGGAAAGCCTTGGTAAAAAGGTATAAAGAAAAAGAAGTTAAAATGATTTTTAATATTTTTTCAAAGGATCATTTATCACTGCAAAAGCAACTACGAGTATTGCCAGAGCTAGTAGAGCTATTTTATACACTATTTTCACCATCCTTAAACTAGTTAAGAAAAAATTTTTTTAGGTATTCCAGTTTTAAAAAATTCTGGGTAGTTCTGTTCACAAAAAAATATCTAAAAAGAATAATAAAAATAAATAAAAATGTCCCTAATGGACTTAATGTTTTTTTTAAGATTTTAAGCCTTCTTTCAGCATTTTATCCTTTTCTGTAATTGTCAGTTCATCCACAACTTCACTGGGAAGTCCGGTTTTAAGGATCTTACCTCCCCTCATTATGGAAGCCCGGTCACAGACATCCAGGACAAAGTCCATGTCGTGGCTGATAATTACAAAGGTTTGATCAAGCTCTTTACGTGCTTTTTTAATGGAATCTGTAACCTGAACCCGGGTTATAGGGTCCATGGTACCGGTGGGTTCATCCAGGATTACAATGTTTGGTTCTTTAATGAGTACCTGGGCCAGGGCCACCCGATGACGTTCTCCTCCACTGAGTTCATCATGGTATTTGTAGAGGATACTTTCTGCATAATTTTCGCCAAATCCAACAGCATTCAAAACATACAACGCTTTCATCTTGGCAAATTCTGCTGGCAACTCCAGGCTGATGGCTTCAGTTAAGTTTCCCAGGACATTACGGTGAGGGTAAAGACTGTATTCCTGATGAAGGATCCCAAGGTATGGTTTGACCCGACCACGACCCATGATGCCCTTTTCAGTCATGTCAATCCAGTTGTCTCCCAGTTTAACCTCTATTTCGCCACTGCTGGGTTCAGTAAGTCCATAAAGAATACGGGATAAGGTTGTTTTACCAGCTCCAGATAGCCCCACTACTCCATATATCTCGCCTTCATCCACACTAATGTCAATGCCATCAACAGCTTTTATCACACCTCTTTCAATGGAGTAGTAATGTTTTTTAACATCATACATCTTGATGATGGGTCCGCCAGTTTGGAATTCCTCACTTGTTTTGGGTTTGGGCACATGTTCCATGAAACTCTTAACCACAGTTTCTGGATCCCCTTCTTCAATTATTTCGCCTTTATCCAGCCAGATCACGTGATCAGAGAGGTTTCTCATAACTTCTGGCCAGTGTGAAGTTATGACCATGCTGAGGCCCTGACTTTTCACCCCCTCGATTAGTGCCTGGTGAATCTGTTCAGCAGTGGATGGGTCCAGGGTACCGGTGGGTTCATCTGCCAGGAATATCATGGGTTCCTTGGCCAGCTGACGGGCCAGTACTACTCGCTGTTTTTCCCCTCCACTAAGGTCTCTGGCGATATGGGTGATACGATGGGTCATCTGAGCTAATTCAATCAGATCAATAGCCATGTAGGTGCTTTCTTCTTCATTGTGTCCATCGATTGATTTTAAAACGTTATCAATCACAGTGTCATCTTCGTACAATGCAAAGGTTCTCTGTAACATTATGGAGATCCTGCGGCGGATAGCTGCAAACAGGTGCCGGTCAGCTTCCCAAAAATCAACCTCCCTTTTTTCAAACGTTCCTCCGCACCCGCACTCCTTTCCTTCCATGGATTGCGGTTCAACAGTGAGACATTCCGGGCAAACAGCCAGATTGTAGATAATTTGACCTTCATCTGGTTTGTAATCCTTCATTCCTCTTAACATGTTCAAAAGGACAGATTTACCAGAACCACTCTTTCCTAGAATTCCTAAAATCGTCCCTTCTTCTACATTGATGTTCAAATTGTTCAGTACTTTAACTCCATTGAATGTTTTGCTTATGTTTCTTATTTCTATGAAAGACATTCAACCACCAATTTAAATTAATCTAAGATAATCCGCATACAGATGCATTAAAATTGTTATTCAACTCCACAAAGGGGAGTTTCACATTTTGGACATTTAGTGTTACTACAAGGCACTGACCGCTCTTTTGGGGATTCATATCCGCAATTGGGACATTTACAAACTTTGGGAGGTCCTGCTCGGAGTCCAGTCCCTCCATATGACTTTCTTTGCATTAATAAATCTTCAGAGCGATTTTCATCCTCTACGATATGAATGTTAGTAGATCCACAATCAGGACATTTTTCATATTCTTTGCGGGGATGTAGCCATTCAAATCCACATTCATTACATTCATATTGATTCATGTGGCCTTCTCCAATGATTACCAGTGTATTTCCATTGATTAAGGCATCAGCTATCTTTTTCCGTGCAGAAGATAAAATACGATGAAATGTGGGCTGAGAAACACCCATTATTTCTGCGGATCTTTTTTGTTGTATATCATGATAGTCTCTCAGTCTGATTGCTTCAAATTCATCTATTAATATTTCAATAGGATTAACATTATCCAGATCTTCTCTTTCCGGTTTAAAACATCTTATCTGGGGGTTTTCAGAAATCCTTCTAAATCTCCGGGGTCTTGCCATAGTGAATATATATTCAATAATTCAATATATATGTTTTGCACCATTTTACTAAAAAGAGTTGTAATTCTCTCAAAATCTTTGTTTAAAGGATGGATTGTCCAAAAATACTAAAAAGTTATTATTAATTTTGAAATTTCAAAAATAAGTTTACTGTTTCATAGTTTAATGAAAATACGCATAGGATTACATAAATTACAATATAACAACAATGGATTAGATATGGTAATCCTTGAAATTCTCTTTTAAATATTTTTCAGCCTCTTTAGAGGTTTTATCACTGAATGGATATTTTTTATGTACTTCAATTATGTAGGGTATGGTGCTCTCCACAAGTTCTTTGTTATTCCAGGTTTTAAGGGCGGAAGTCACTTTCTCCAGACACCCTTCTTTGTAGCTTATCTGTCCCAGTACATGAATTATCATTTTTTTTACCTGAGGGTTTTCTTCATATTGTAATTGTTCCAGAATGGGTAAGATATCTTCAGGGTGTGTTCTACCTCGCAGTTCAATTCCATGCACCACTTTACGCCTTACCTCGGGGTCAGGGTCATGTATAAACATTTCTGCGAATTTAAGGGTTGGTTCAGGTTTTTTCTGGCCCATTACCTTTAATGTACTCATTACAGAGTTCCTAACTTTGTGATGAGGATCTCGAAGGGCAGTTTCCAGGTAGGGAAAAACTATATCTGCATCTTTTTTCCCTACCTCTCCCAACATATACACTGCAGTCTGCCTAACATTTTCATCATCATTTTTTAACAGATCACTGGCAACCTGGATTATCTCTTCTTGAAATATTCCCTGGTCACGGTAAATCCTCCCCATAATGGTGGAAACATTTTTACGAATGTAAACATCATCATCTGAGGAATAATGAAGTATAGCAGTGGATTTACCACTTTCAAGGTCCTCTCCAATTTCCTTTTTTATTTTCAGGACGAACTTCTGCCTTTCCTCTTTACTCAGATCGTAGTATCCCATTCCATGCTCCGAAGATGTTAGTTTAACATTAACACGCTGTAGTTAAGGTAGGACGCAATGCTGACCCATATCAAGTATGGTATAAATAAGAGTCCAGCTGGCTTGGATATAACATAAAAAGCGATCATGTTGGCCAGTATGGCTATCCAGAGCAGGAAGATTATTACAAAACCACCTAATATGGAGTGAAGTCCGAAGAATACCAGGGACCATAACACGTTAAGTACCAGTTGCACGGCAAATATTAAGATAGCGAATCTAACGTCTCGTCTGTCAAAACCGTGTCTCCAAACCAGGAAAAGGGCTACTCCAATTAAAATGTACAGGGTGGACCATATGGGTCCGAACCAATCATTAGGAGGGGTCCAGCTCGGTTTAGCCAGGGCAGCGTACCAGGTGGTTATCTGGGGGAGGGTGGCTAGACTTCCCACTGCGCCTGAAAGAAAAACTATCAACACTGCAGCAATCAATTTAGGAATCTCTCTTACATTAAAACCTTCCATATCTACCATTCTCCTTGTTTATAGTTACTAATAATGTAATTATGAATTTTTAAGGGCCACAATTTCCTTTACATCAGTTAGTTTCCATACGAAAGAACGTTCTTCTTTTAGTAATGATTCCAGGGGATCTTCTGGTGAGTGTCCCAGGGCGGCCAGGATGTTGCAGGAGAGGTTCTTGTCCTTTATCATTTTAGTGAACATCTTCCTGACTTTTAATTTTTCACCCTCATCATTAACCTCATTTATCTGCCCCTGAAGTGTCACAAAACAGTACCTTGACATGTCACTTTCATAATCCTCGATCTCCACTGCAACCTGCGGGTTCTGTTTTAAAAGATCTACTTTTTTACCGTACATGGTACTCAGGAAGTAAATAAATTCACCATCAAAAACATAGAGGAAAGGAGCAATATAGGGATAATCACCTTTAAAAGCAATTTTACTCAAATACCGTTTTCTAATAAATGCATCGTATTCATTTTTATCCATGGAAGGGATTTTTAGAATGTTCAAGGGCATCACCATTATTAATTATGTGACTCATAACTATTATTCTATAACTTTTCTAGTTCATTAATAAACTGTTTAGAATACAATTTAGAATGCATCAATCATTTACCACAGGATAACCTGCCTTCTTCCAGGCAGTCATACTCCCCACCACACTAGTTAAACTGGAGTAACCATTATTTTTAAGGAAACTACAGGCAACGGTAGATTTATAACCGGAATCGCAGTAAACAACCACAGGAGTGTCACCAGGAATCTCATTCATCTTAAGAGGTACTTCTCCCAAGTAAATATGATATGCTCCTTCAATGTAACCATTCTCCCAGTCATCGATTTGACGCACATCTAGAAGGAAGAAATCACCATCAAACTGGTGTTTTTTTAGATCCTGCACTGTCCACAGATTCAATTTATCAACACTTTCTGCATGGAGATACCAGTTGGGAAAACCATCTGCCAAGTAACCATAAATATTGTCAAAGCCCAGACGAACCAGGGATTGGCGAACTTCATTAAGACCATACCCATGGTCATCAACCAGGATAATCGGATCATTGTAATTTAAGAACCAGCCAGCGAAGGCAGCAACACCTTCCCTCCAGATGTTGAAACTTCCTGGAATGTGACCATCACCGAAACTGGTGGGTTTACGCACATCCAGGATCTGAGCCCCATCACTCTGCATTTTTTTCAGGATTTTAGCAGGCATGGCCTTCAGATAGGGGAGTCTGCCCATTATCGGAGCTCCCTTTTGATTGTACTCCTCCATTTTCTTAAAGTATGGGGGTGTGTAAAGTGTTTCTTTAATCTTAAAATCAATAAAATCTTTTTTCGAGGCTAAATTCAGTTGAGGGTTTGTTTTCATCTCATAACCCACAGTTGTGTAATCCTGTTGGCGTATGTCTGCCCCGCAAACAGAACCCGCACCATGGGCAGGGCATAAAATAACATGATCACCCAGTGGCAGTATTTTACTAAACAGACTGTCGTAAAGTAATCCAGCCATCTCCGGCCTTCTGTCAACACCATAAAAATCAACACGTCCAGTTTCCCCAGCAAAGATCACATCACCAGAAAAGACCATCTGAACTTCTTTAGAAACTCCCATATCCCTTAATGCTAGGGATATGCTTTCCAGGGTATGACCTGGAGTTTCCAGTACTTCCAACTCCACACTTCCCAGGGTGAATTTCGCCCCATCAATGACTGGAGTACCATATCCAAAATCTAAGTTCCTTCCATGGTATATTTCTGCACCCGTAGCATCAGCCAACTCCAAAGACCCGATGACATAGTCTTCGTTACGGTGTGTTTCAAAGATATGGGTAATATCCAGTCCATTTGATTCAGCCAAGCTTAAATAAACTTCCACGTCCCGACGAGGATCCACCACAGCAGCACGACCACTGTTCCCAACAAAATAGGAGTGATGAGCTATTCCCTCTGATTTTACCAGTTCAACTATCAAGAATCAATCCCCCTGATTATAAACCAATTGTATTTTTGTATGTGGTTTGTTTTATTTTTTATTCTATGTGATAATGTTTGATATGATATTGATTATTTAGATTTATCCTTAATTCACTCTCTTTCATACGATATCTGCTTGTTGGGGTTATTCAGTTTTTAATTCAATGGACTTTAGATAAGTTGCTTGTTCAACCTTCGCAGTTTCTCATTTTCATTGTCCAATCCTTTAATCATCTGATAAAGTTTTTGGGATGAGGATATATTTCGTAAAAATGATTATAAAAAAACGGTATTTAGATACTGTCCCAATATTTTAGTTTTCCTCCGCATTCGCATTCATCGGTGAAGTCGTCTGGTGATTCGTCAGGTTGGAGTTTGTAGTAACCATTACATTTATCACAGACTAAATAACCATTATTTACCTTTCTTTTTTTCCTTCTTTTTCCAATGTATTTCAGGTCGCTTTCACGGATTTGAACATAAAAATAGAAAGTGGCCCAAAAGGTGATAAATAAGACAAAGGGGATGCCTTGGATTTCAGATTGATAGTAAATTATGATATAACAAATAATCAACAGTTGGAATATTAAAACAATTCCCATGGCCAGAGAATAATTAACTGTTACTTTGATATTTTTACTCTCACGATACATTTTAAGGTGAGACATACCAGGCGTATAATCAGAAGATGTTTTATTATTTTTGTCCCGATAAAATCCCCAGATAATAGCCATAATTCCTATAAAACTGCCGTATAATTCTAAAGGAGATTTAGAGAATATGAAACTCCATAAACAGACTAGCATTATCACAAAACCTATAGATGTCAACACAACCCTTACCTTATCATCTAACCTCCCCTTCATCTTATCTGATGTTATATTCTCGTTTTCGTGGGATTTCAGGCTTTTTTTATGAATCTGATTAGCTAGGGAAATGCTCATTAATGGTGCAATCATCAGAATAATAAGAAAATCTCCATATAAACGAATCTGACCCATAAAACATAAAGTATAGGCAACAATTAACCATTGGACCACGTTGACAGTGCCCATGGCCACAAAATAAGTAATTGTCTTATTAATTTCAACACCTTGAGTATGAAATCCAATAATAACTACCATCAGACCCATACTAATAAAC
This is a stretch of genomic DNA from Methanobacterium petrolearium. It encodes these proteins:
- a CDS encoding AEC family transporter, which gives rise to MNSYETILAIVVMILIGYVCRRYEFLKPEDTQTLNKIVVYIAIPALIFLAMYHADLSNIRTFGTITLICITMGIISGIIAYFFTHFKGYSAKTRWGVVTASALFNSGFLGYPVVLGVFGATGLVRAVFYDVGSTLLFISFGIFFLIRYGGSYKDIIKKSVLFPPLLAVICGVFANLLHLQLGSVITSTLNYLSGAAIPMIMISLGLSLEFKGIKEYFDVASFVSVLKLIISPMIAMVIVGLVGLSGLDRTVTIVEAGMPSAMLSLVLAVTYKLDVKVTAACIFMSTALSIITITVLILFI
- a CDS encoding HEAT repeat domain-containing protein; translation: MGYYDLSKEERQKFVLKIKKEIGEDLESGKSTAILHYSSDDDVYIRKNVSTIMGRIYRDQGIFQEEIIQVASDLLKNDDENVRQTAVYMLGEVGKKDADIVFPYLETALRDPHHKVRNSVMSTLKVMGQKKPEPTLKFAEMFIHDPDPEVRRKVVHGIELRGRTHPEDILPILEQLQYEENPQVKKMIIHVLGQISYKEGCLEKVTSALKTWNNKELVESTIPYIIEVHKKYPFSDKTSKEAEKYLKENFKDYHI
- a CDS encoding TspO/MBR family protein; amino-acid sequence: MEGFNVREIPKLIAAVLIVFLSGAVGSLATLPQITTWYAALAKPSWTPPNDWFGPIWSTLYILIGVALFLVWRHGFDRRDVRFAILIFAVQLVLNVLWSLVFFGLHSILGGFVIIFLLWIAILANMIAFYVISKPAGLLFIPYLIWVSIASYLNYSVLMLN
- a CDS encoding DUF134 domain-containing protein → MARPRRFRRISENPQIRCFKPEREDLDNVNPIEILIDEFEAIRLRDYHDIQQKRSAEIMGVSQPTFHRILSSARKKIADALINGNTLVIIGEGHMNQYECNECGFEWLHPRKEYEKCPDCGSTNIHIVEDENRSEDLLMQRKSYGGTGLRAGPPKVCKCPNCGYESPKERSVPCSNTKCPKCETPLCGVE
- the atwA gene encoding methyl coenzyme M reductase system, component A2, which translates into the protein MSFIEIRNISKTFNGVKVLNNLNINVEEGTILGILGKSGSGKSVLLNMLRGMKDYKPDEGQIIYNLAVCPECLTVEPQSMEGKECGCGGTFEKREVDFWEADRHLFAAIRRRISIMLQRTFALYEDDTVIDNVLKSIDGHNEEESTYMAIDLIELAQMTHRITHIARDLSGGEKQRVVLARQLAKEPMIFLADEPTGTLDPSTAEQIHQALIEGVKSQGLSMVITSHWPEVMRNLSDHVIWLDKGEIIEEGDPETVVKSFMEHVPKPKTSEEFQTGGPIIKMYDVKKHYYSIERGVIKAVDGIDISVDEGEIYGVVGLSGAGKTTLSRILYGLTEPSSGEIEVKLGDNWIDMTEKGIMGRGRVKPYLGILHQEYSLYPHRNVLGNLTEAISLELPAEFAKMKALYVLNAVGFGENYAESILYKYHDELSGGERHRVALAQVLIKEPNIVILDEPTGTMDPITRVQVTDSIKKARKELDQTFVIISHDMDFVLDVCDRASIMRGGKILKTGLPSEVVDELTITEKDKMLKEGLKS
- a CDS encoding DNA alkylation repair protein; translated protein: MKFEEIIQELESLSSPEDVEGMARFGINPKKVYAVKIPELRRIAKKTGKNHALALKLWEKGYRETRILACMIEDPDLVTSEQMDEWAADFDFWEICDQCCMKLFRMTPFAYQKIFEWGKRDEEFTKRAAFTLIAVLAVHDKRAPDEKFEEFFPLIIRESTDNRNYVKKAVNWALRHIGKRNLNFNRKAIIVAEDILKIDSKSAKWIAKDALRELKSEKVQKKIGKPW
- a CDS encoding MFS transporter; amino-acid sequence: MLENLQDNQKLILLVISLASFMSFLDISIVNVSLPTMAKYFGVTTSDVLWTILIYIIVLGSFLIVFGKLAQQKGFKKVFLTGFFIFIVGSSLSGISTQFHELILFRLLQAFGAAMFSAITSAMVLQYLPENKRGRNLGIVTTIGSLGLALGPLLGGFITEYINFHWIFFINVPIGIIGMILAHATLHETEKHAGSLDLVGVAMFFIAQSTLIFALNKGLDYGWTSAIIIGSIICSVIFWVLFIFQESKAAEPLINLNFLKMREIALANSANIFSNMPFAGAVVLLPFYFEVVKGMSTSHSGLMLTIMPIAIFIVGPLAGTFSDKIAPNRVTLMGAVIGIIGCLVLSTFNPSSSLLYISIGLLILGASVAAFNPPNTKFILSESPSKYRGIASGLVNTSNMMGNGFGTGILGTVAAMVVYNTVGPSTSDKLTPALVSQGLHNAFLVGAVAMGIALILIAMTKYKNLSIDS
- a CDS encoding MBL fold metallo-hydrolase, yielding MIVELVKSEGIAHHSYFVGNSGRAAVVDPRRDVEVYLSLAESNGLDITHIFETHRNEDYVIGSLELADATGAEIYHGRNLDFGYGTPVIDGAKFTLGSVELEVLETPGHTLESISLALRDMGVSKEVQMVFSGDVIFAGETGRVDFYGVDRRPEMAGLLYDSLFSKILPLGDHVILCPAHGAGSVCGADIRQQDYTTVGYEMKTNPQLNLASKKDFIDFKIKETLYTPPYFKKMEEYNQKGAPIMGRLPYLKAMPAKILKKMQSDGAQILDVRKPTSFGDGHIPGSFNIWREGVAAFAGWFLNYNDPIILVDDHGYGLNEVRQSLVRLGFDNIYGYLADGFPNWYLHAESVDKLNLWTVQDLKKHQFDGDFFLLDVRQIDDWENGYIEGAYHIYLGEVPLKMNEIPGDTPVVVYCDSGYKSTVACSFLKNNGYSSLTSVVGSMTAWKKAGYPVVND
- a CDS encoding pyridoxamine 5'-phosphate oxidase family protein, which encodes MNILKIPSMDKNEYDAFIRKRYLSKIAFKGDYPYIAPFLYVFDGEFIYFLSTMYGKKVDLLKQNPQVAVEIEDYESDMSRYCFVTLQGQINEVNDEGEKLKVRKMFTKMIKDKNLSCNILAALGHSPEDPLESLLKEERSFVWKLTDVKEIVALKNS
- a CDS encoding 4'-phosphopantetheinyl transferase family protein; this encodes MSKLDCNKIPASLSNERLKKSKRYVHQKDRYLSIGVEILLNHVLGEIGIYDPLFGVDHYGKPFLKNYSDVFFNLSHSEEYVACAVSNSPVGVDIEHIHDIDLNIAKYYFYGSEYKHIIHNKDKKKAFFELWVLKESYMKMTGLGFRLPLDEFSIEINDEIKLIHQENTGEFGVWNICNDEYMLGVCSKGKITKPVLINLNDL